From the genome of Tachysurus vachellii isolate PV-2020 chromosome 2, HZAU_Pvac_v1, whole genome shotgun sequence, one region includes:
- the psme2 gene encoding proteasome activator complex subunit 2, with protein sequence MSKFKISRDNELKVQNFRHSLYQKAEDLFSNHIPKKISQLDNVIQEEELCVSDLSSLHAALDIPIPDPPSPEEEEMETDKNEEEEKKKKRPVCGFIKGNEKIMKLLDLVKPEITGLKETCITVSCWISLLIPKIEDGNDFGVAIQEKILERIAAVKTKLEGFQTNINKYFSERGDAVAKASKDMHVMDYRSLIHEKDEAAYCEIRVILLDIRGYYAELYDIISKNLEKVVNPKGEEKPCMY encoded by the exons ATGTCCAAATTTAAGATCAGCCGTGACAACGAGCTaaag GTTCAAAACTTCCGCCATTCACTGTATCAGAAG GCAGAAGATCTTTTCTCAAATCATATTCCAAAGAAGATTTCCCAGTTGGACAATGTGATTCAG GAGGAGGAACTGTGCGTCTCAGATCTCTCTTCCCTCCATGCGGCACTTGATATCCCTATCCCCGATCCTCCAAGCCCGGAAGAGGAG GAAATGGAAACAGACAAGaatgaagaagaggagaagaagaagaaac GTCCTGTGTGTGGCTTCAtcaaaggaaatgaaaagaTCATGAAGCTGCTGGATTTGGTGAAGCCTGAGATTACGGGGCTTAAAGAGACCTGCATCACT GTTTCTTGCTGGATTTCACTCCTGATTCCTAAGATTGAGGATGGAAATGACTTTGGAGTTGCAATTCAG GAGAAAATCCTGGAGAGAATTGCAGCTGTGAAAACCAAACTGGAAGGATTTCAGACAAACATTAACAA ATATTTCTCAGAGAGAGGCGATGCTGTGGCCAAAgcttccaaagacatgcatgtg ATGGACTATCGCTCGCTCATCCATGAGAAAGACGAAGCAGCATACTGCGAGATCCGCGTCATCTTACTGGACATACGCGGCTATTAC GCAGAGCTGTATGACATCATCAGTAAGAACCTGGAGAAGGTGGTGAACccaaaaggagaagagaagccCTGCATGTACTGA